In Anaerostipes hadrus ATCC 29173 = JCM 17467, a single genomic region encodes these proteins:
- a CDS encoding ribonuclease H-like domain-containing protein, which yields MEHNIQQSLFFDIETTGLSADISAITVIGCCDMDGNVTQWFNEDGLSQKQILTDFLAFIQPYNTLITFNGKTFDLPFLTSKIKEFKINASFDQYEHLDLYQILKPYKNLWGLKNFRQKNLEEYLGIQRTDKLSGKKLIKTYQDYLENGEIKNKESLLLHNHEDLIGLHKIYSLMSYPALLDKEFTLSSYFIENDHFVAHLNLDIQIPVSCNYEKSGISLTLDHSNAILTCPLENGHLKHYLKDYKNYYYLPMEDLVIHKSMKSFVDTTSIIRADKNNCYSKFTPGDSFLSAKTDVTNYCADIIYYILSEK from the coding sequence ATGGAACATAACATACAACAATCTTTATTTTTTGATATAGAAACAACTGGATTGAGTGCTGATATCTCAGCGATTACTGTGATCGGATGCTGTGATATGGATGGAAATGTAACACAATGGTTTAATGAAGACGGACTATCTCAGAAACAGATCTTAACTGATTTTCTTGCATTTATCCAACCTTATAATACACTGATTACATTTAATGGCAAAACTTTTGATCTTCCTTTTTTGACATCGAAGATCAAGGAGTTTAAGATCAATGCATCATTTGATCAGTATGAACATCTTGATCTTTATCAAATTTTAAAACCTTATAAAAATCTGTGGGGATTAAAGAATTTCCGGCAGAAGAATCTGGAAGAATATTTAGGAATTCAACGAACCGACAAACTTTCTGGAAAAAAACTTATCAAAACTTATCAGGATTATCTTGAGAATGGAGAGATCAAGAATAAAGAATCGCTACTTTTACATAACCACGAAGATCTTATCGGTCTACATAAAATTTATTCGTTGATGTCTTATCCCGCATTGCTTGATAAAGAATTTACTTTATCATCCTATTTTATTGAAAATGATCATTTTGTTGCTCATCTGAATCTTGATATACAGATTCCTGTCAGCTGCAATTACGAAAAGTCTGGCATATCTCTGACTCTTGATCATTCAAATGCTATACTTACATGTCCTTTGGAAAATGGTCATCTAAAACATTACCTCAAAGATTATAAAAATTATTATTACCTCCCTATGGAAGATCTTGTGATCCATAAAAGTATGAAGTCATTTGTGGATACTACGAGTATCATTCGTGCCGATAAAAACAATTGTTATTCAAAATTTACTCCAGGAGATAGCTTCTTATCTGCAAAAACTGATGTTACCAATTATTGTGCTGACATTATTTATTACATTTTATCTGAAAAATAA
- a CDS encoding peptidoglycan D,D-transpeptidase FtsI family protein, with protein MSILRHKNQKNNIQDKTTERISKIKKKKKKRANRQILQITYIFVVSFLALIAYIAHFVEVDSKNVITNAHNRRLQSMAEKVVRGKIISSDGKVLAQTLTENGSEIRDYPYGRMFAHVVGYNDKGKSGLESVCNFDLLKSDANLMTQITSSLKGEKSIGDNVYTTLNTKVQKAAYYALQGQKGAVVAMDPETGKIYAMVSKPDYRPAYVKENWTELNTSKNSLLLNRATQGLYPPGSTFKVVTALEYMREHKNTYKNFKYHCTGYTTVGTLKIHCYGGEAHGTVNLEQAIEKSCNCAFVHMSEEINKGKLASLAGDLMYNSKVPINLLANSSRFVLDKKSGTNEMAHTSIGQGQTLITPLENAMVMSAIANDGVVMQPYLVENVKNIDGGVIKETKASKLSEPLEASECETLKKMLRKVVTKGTGTRAYSSHYNVYGKTGSAEYNSAKDSHAWFIGCAERGGKKIVVSVLVEGGDSGGRVAAPIADKVFHAFLD; from the coding sequence ATGAGCATATTAAGGCACAAGAATCAGAAAAACAATATACAAGACAAAACAACCGAAAGAATCAGTAAGATAAAGAAGAAAAAGAAAAAAAGAGCAAATCGCCAGATTCTGCAGATTACTTATATATTTGTTGTATCATTTTTGGCATTGATCGCTTATATTGCACATTTTGTTGAGGTAGATAGTAAAAATGTGATCACGAATGCGCATAACCGGAGATTACAGTCTATGGCAGAGAAAGTAGTACGAGGAAAGATCATCAGTAGTGATGGAAAAGTGCTGGCACAGACACTTACTGAAAATGGATCAGAGATCAGAGATTATCCTTATGGCAGAATGTTTGCACATGTTGTAGGATATAACGATAAAGGAAAGTCAGGACTGGAATCTGTATGTAACTTTGATCTATTAAAATCGGATGCGAACTTGATGACACAGATCACAAGCAGCTTAAAAGGTGAGAAAAGTATAGGGGATAATGTATACACAACATTAAATACCAAAGTTCAGAAAGCAGCATATTATGCTTTGCAGGGACAAAAGGGAGCGGTTGTTGCGATGGATCCAGAGACAGGAAAGATCTACGCAATGGTATCCAAACCAGATTACAGACCAGCTTACGTCAAAGAAAACTGGACAGAATTAAATACAAGCAAGAATTCTTTGTTGTTAAACCGTGCAACGCAAGGATTATATCCGCCAGGATCAACATTTAAAGTTGTGACGGCATTAGAATATATGAGAGAACATAAAAACACATATAAGAATTTCAAATACCATTGTACTGGATATACAACGGTTGGAACTTTAAAGATTCATTGTTATGGAGGAGAAGCACATGGAACGGTGAATCTTGAACAGGCAATCGAAAAATCCTGTAACTGTGCGTTTGTGCATATGTCAGAAGAGATCAACAAAGGAAAACTCGCAAGTCTTGCAGGAGATCTGATGTATAATTCGAAAGTTCCGATCAATCTTCTTGCAAACAGCAGTCGTTTTGTTCTTGATAAGAAATCAGGAACTAATGAGATGGCACACACTTCGATCGGACAAGGTCAGACTTTGATCACACCACTTGAAAATGCGATGGTCATGTCTGCGATCGCCAATGATGGAGTTGTGATGCAGCCATATCTGGTAGAGAATGTCAAAAATATCGACGGTGGAGTGATCAAGGAAACAAAAGCATCAAAACTATCAGAACCTTTAGAGGCATCGGAATGTGAGACATTAAAGAAAATGTTGAGAAAAGTTGTCACAAAGGGAACTGGAACAAGAGCTTATTCTTCACACTATAATGTATATGGAAAGACAGGATCAGCAGAATATAACAGCGCGAAAGATTCCCACGCATGGTTTATCGGATGTGCCGAAAGAGGCGGGAAGAAGATCGTAGTCAGTGTTCTTGTAGAGGGTGGAGACTCTGGAGGACGAGTTGCGGCACCGATCGCAGATAAAGTATTTCATGCATTTTTAGATTGA
- a CDS encoding U32 family peptidase: MRTKNRPIEVLAPAGSMECLKAAILNGADAVYLGGEMFGARAYAGNFNKEELLEAIDYVHLYGKKLFLTVNTLMKEEELPLLPGFLKPFYEQGLDAVIVQDLGAVSVIRKHFPKLEIHASTQMTITGVHGARIAKKMGAKRVVPARELSLEEIQEIKDDTGLDMECFVHGALCYCYSGQCFMSSMLGGRSGNRGRCAGTCRLPFYLDGTKNTKNAYPLSLKDLCTIEHLPEILDHGVDSLKIEGRMKGPRYVGEVTRIYRKYVDLYLSEKPYKVESEDLKILMEVFNRGGFTGGYYKEYHGKDMMSMKRPDHQGLYVGKISKLMKGKISFTAQEDIHKGDALQIRINSEEKVELTSPSEFKAGSKVVLNGQKMKKLHEGMEIKRTLNHPMIERIDEGLKQKKKENLKGKIIIQKDQCAKLILKDGEDHIEVIGPVIEEAQKNGAMPADIEKLLKKTGQTHYTFEELEVVLGENLFVPGSVLKKLRKEAFAQMDQTKILKYRRTYEDPVKENDVASSQEQEDSKIQIAVSMENLEYLDIVTEDREVMKIYLSWMELKQQEDPQSILNKIKTAGKQCYLMLPQIARKRQMEELKAKKDLIFTNEIDGLLVRNLEEFSWLIEEGYQKEMIADYMFYGYNKEAVKEYQRLSGIQIRMTYPSELNKKEMEQLELLNADLFLYGYQPLMVSAQCVKNNLRGCDKTPSWLTLKDRYNANFFVHTSCCDCINEIYNGKPLWVGNEAGILNDLHPSVIRFHITRENEVQIKEILNAAKSIQKGERASLATEYTTGHLKREVL, encoded by the coding sequence ATGAGAACAAAGAACAGACCAATTGAAGTATTAGCTCCAGCTGGTTCCATGGAATGCCTAAAAGCAGCAATTCTAAATGGAGCGGATGCCGTTTATTTAGGTGGAGAGATGTTTGGAGCCAGAGCTTATGCCGGGAATTTTAATAAGGAAGAACTATTAGAAGCAATCGATTACGTACATTTGTATGGTAAAAAATTATTTCTTACAGTCAATACTCTGATGAAAGAAGAAGAACTTCCATTACTGCCGGGATTTTTAAAACCTTTTTATGAGCAAGGACTGGATGCGGTGATTGTACAGGATTTGGGAGCTGTATCCGTGATCCGAAAACACTTTCCGAAACTTGAGATTCATGCGAGCACCCAGATGACGATCACAGGGGTTCATGGAGCAAGGATCGCAAAGAAAATGGGTGCAAAACGAGTTGTTCCAGCAAGGGAATTATCTTTGGAAGAGATTCAGGAGATTAAGGATGATACAGGACTTGACATGGAATGTTTTGTTCACGGAGCATTATGCTACTGCTATTCAGGACAGTGTTTTATGAGTAGTATGTTAGGTGGAAGAAGTGGAAATCGTGGGCGATGTGCAGGAACATGCCGTCTGCCATTTTATCTTGATGGGACAAAGAATACAAAGAATGCGTATCCATTAAGTTTGAAAGATTTATGTACCATTGAACATTTACCAGAGATTTTAGATCATGGAGTGGATTCCTTAAAGATCGAAGGACGCATGAAAGGTCCAAGATATGTCGGGGAAGTCACAAGAATCTATCGCAAATACGTAGATCTTTATCTTTCAGAAAAACCATATAAAGTAGAATCCGAGGATCTGAAGATCTTGATGGAAGTATTTAACCGTGGGGGATTTACTGGCGGATATTATAAAGAATATCATGGAAAAGATATGATGAGTATGAAACGGCCAGATCATCAGGGGTTATATGTTGGGAAGATCAGCAAACTTATGAAAGGTAAGATTTCTTTTACGGCCCAAGAAGATATCCACAAAGGAGATGCTTTGCAGATCCGTATCAATTCAGAAGAAAAAGTAGAACTTACCAGTCCCTCTGAATTTAAAGCAGGCAGCAAGGTTGTTTTAAATGGACAGAAAATGAAGAAACTTCATGAAGGCATGGAAATCAAAAGAACCTTGAATCATCCAATGATCGAACGGATTGATGAAGGATTAAAGCAGAAAAAGAAAGAAAATCTTAAGGGAAAAATCATAATTCAGAAAGATCAGTGTGCTAAACTCATTCTCAAAGACGGAGAAGATCACATAGAAGTAATTGGTCCAGTGATCGAAGAAGCGCAGAAAAATGGTGCCATGCCAGCAGATATTGAGAAGCTTCTTAAGAAAACAGGACAGACCCACTATACATTTGAAGAATTAGAAGTTGTTCTTGGAGAGAACTTGTTCGTACCAGGTTCTGTGCTCAAGAAACTAAGAAAAGAAGCATTTGCACAGATGGATCAGACAAAGATTTTAAAATACAGAAGAACTTACGAAGATCCAGTCAAAGAAAATGATGTAGCAAGCAGTCAGGAACAGGAAGACAGCAAGATACAGATTGCAGTTTCTATGGAGAACCTTGAGTATCTGGATATTGTAACAGAAGACAGGGAAGTAATGAAGATCTATCTTTCATGGATGGAACTCAAACAGCAGGAGGATCCACAATCTATCCTGAATAAAATAAAGACTGCAGGAAAACAGTGTTATCTGATGCTTCCACAGATTGCAAGAAAACGTCAGATGGAAGAATTAAAGGCAAAGAAAGATCTTATATTTACAAATGAAATTGATGGGCTGCTCGTACGCAATTTAGAAGAATTTTCATGGTTGATCGAAGAAGGATACCAAAAGGAAATGATCGCGGATTACATGTTTTATGGATATAACAAAGAGGCTGTCAAAGAATACCAAAGATTATCAGGTATTCAAATTCGAATGACGTATCCATCAGAATTAAACAAAAAAGAGATGGAACAGTTAGAACTTCTGAATGCGGACCTATTCCTCTATGGTTATCAGCCATTGATGGTGTCTGCACAATGCGTGAAGAATAATCTTCGAGGATGTGATAAGACTCCATCTTGGCTGACATTAAAGGATCGTTACAATGCAAACTTCTTCGTTCACACAAGTTGTTGTGACTGCATCAATGAGATTTATAATGGAAAACCATTGTGGGTTGGAAATGAAGCAGGAATTCTTAATGATCTTCATCCATCCGTGATCCGTTTTCATATTACAAGAGAAAATGAGGTGCAGATCAAGGAGATTTTAAATGCAGCGAAATCTATACAGAAAGGGGAAAGAGCTTCTCTTGCCACAGAATATACGACAGGGCATTTAAAGAGGGAAGTTTTATAA
- a CDS encoding FtsW/RodA/SpoVE family cell cycle protein codes for MIDIITTIAKYLIIIMCLIYTLSCYTVFRPKNRDRKEDLLDNQVIYMFVFLFLCYTVLFLQEFELKILIFFAAQVIFFEILMIVFPRIYKRCSRPLINNTCFLLGVGFVILTRLSFDLAMKQFAIAAGSVIVTSFIPLMMHKITIWNKFGWLYAVAGFLLLSTVFVFGINKYGAYNWVSIAGLKFQPSEFVKIIFVFFVAALLSKAKEFKDLVKITVIAALYVLVLVVEKDLGGALLYFVIYLMMLYVATAKASYLFGGLAAGSVAAIIADKIFTHVQIRVAVWKDPFSMIEGRGLQVCQSLFAIGTGSWFGMGLGNGRPFDIPVRESDFVFSVICEEFGVIFGICLIFVLMSSFILFMDISTRSRKLFNKLLCLGFGVCFLFQVFLSIGGVTKFIPSTGVTIPLVSYGGTSVISTLIIFNIIQGLHMLADSEEEEYEHIKAQESEKQYTRQNNRKNQ; via the coding sequence ATGATAGACATTATTACTACGATAGCAAAATATCTGATCATCATTATGTGTCTGATCTATACACTGTCATGTTATACAGTATTTCGTCCAAAGAATAGAGATAGAAAGGAAGACCTGTTAGACAATCAGGTCATCTATATGTTTGTATTTTTATTCTTATGTTACACAGTACTGTTTTTGCAGGAATTTGAATTAAAGATCTTGATCTTTTTTGCGGCACAAGTGATCTTTTTCGAGATTTTGATGATCGTATTTCCGAGAATCTATAAAAGATGTTCAAGACCGCTGATCAATAACACCTGTTTTTTGTTAGGAGTTGGGTTTGTGATCTTAACAAGATTATCATTTGATCTGGCAATGAAACAGTTTGCGATCGCGGCAGGAAGTGTGATCGTGACAAGTTTTATTCCATTGATGATGCATAAGATCACGATCTGGAATAAATTTGGATGGCTTTATGCAGTGGCAGGATTTTTACTGTTGTCTACAGTATTCGTGTTTGGTATCAACAAGTATGGGGCGTATAACTGGGTCAGCATTGCGGGACTTAAATTTCAGCCTTCTGAATTTGTAAAGATCATCTTTGTGTTCTTTGTTGCAGCACTGCTTTCTAAGGCAAAGGAATTTAAAGATCTGGTAAAGATCACAGTGATCGCAGCACTTTATGTATTAGTGCTTGTTGTTGAGAAGGACTTAGGCGGAGCGTTGCTTTATTTTGTGATCTATCTGATGATGCTTTATGTTGCAACCGCAAAAGCAAGTTACTTATTTGGCGGTTTGGCAGCAGGATCTGTGGCTGCTATTATCGCAGATAAGATTTTTACTCATGTACAGATCCGTGTAGCGGTATGGAAAGATCCGTTTTCCATGATCGAAGGAAGAGGACTTCAGGTCTGTCAATCCTTATTTGCTATTGGAACTGGAAGCTGGTTTGGAATGGGGCTTGGAAACGGACGGCCGTTTGATATTCCGGTCAGGGAATCAGACTTTGTCTTTTCTGTGATCTGTGAAGAATTTGGTGTGATCTTTGGAATCTGCCTGATCTTTGTTTTAATGAGCAGTTTTATCCTCTTTATGGATATTTCCACAAGAAGCAGAAAATTGTTTAACAAATTGTTATGCCTTGGATTCGGAGTTTGTTTCTTATTCCAGGTATTCTTAAGTATCGGTGGTGTGACAAAATTCATTCCATCCACTGGAGTTACGATTCCACTCGTAAGTTATGGAGGAACCTCTGTGATCAGTACTTTGATCATTTTTAATATCATACAAGGATTACATATGTTAGCAGATAGCGAGGAAGAAGAATATGAGCATATTAAGGCACAAGAATCAGAAAAACAATATACAAGACAAAACAACCGAAAGAATCAGTAA
- the ruvA gene encoding Holliday junction branch migration protein RuvA gives MISYIKGILEDMSPGMVVVDNHGIGYQMMVPMRGESFPKIGQEIKIYTHMHVREDDVSLFGFLSKEEKEAFELLIGVNGIGPKVGLSVLSTLSVYELKMAVISEDVKTISKTPGLGPKGAKKLILELKDKLSFEELEEDGVGAEIFDTSADSSDSVMITIEGLVSLGYSKSEAAIAVNKVEDAKDLTPEELLKKALKNIMI, from the coding sequence TTGATTTCATATATAAAAGGAATACTAGAAGATATGTCACCAGGGATGGTGGTTGTGGACAATCATGGGATTGGGTACCAGATGATGGTTCCGATGAGAGGAGAATCTTTTCCTAAGATCGGACAAGAAATCAAGATCTATACCCATATGCATGTAAGAGAAGATGATGTCAGTTTATTTGGCTTTTTATCAAAAGAAGAGAAAGAAGCATTTGAACTTCTGATCGGAGTCAATGGGATCGGACCGAAGGTAGGATTGTCTGTATTATCAACGCTGTCCGTTTATGAACTTAAGATGGCAGTGATCAGTGAAGACGTCAAGACAATTTCTAAGACCCCGGGACTTGGACCTAAGGGAGCGAAGAAATTGATCTTAGAATTAAAAGATAAGTTAAGCTTTGAAGAATTAGAAGAAGATGGTGTGGGAGCAGAGATCTTTGATACATCTGCAGACAGCAGTGATTCTGTGATGATCACGATCGAAGGATTAGTAAGTCTTGGATATTCAAAAAGTGAAGCAGCGATCGCAGTTAACAAGGTAGAAGATGCGAAAGATCTCACCCCAGAAGAACTTCTTAAAAAAGCATTGAAGAATATTATGATATAG
- a CDS encoding phosphatase has product MEFTLDLHTHTVASGHAYSTVQEMAKAAADKGLKLLGITEHAQGIPGTCDEIYFHNMRIIPRKMYGIDLMFGSEINIIDHDGTLSMEEKIIEKTLDIRIAGIHLPCYEVGTVTQNTNAYVKAIENPMIDIISHPDDSRIPIDYETIVDAAKENHTLLEINNSSLDSLSSRVGAWQNLQIMLQMCEEKKVPVVAGTDAHFSSAVGVFDHVEVLLQEMNFPEELVVNRSVDVLKQEILQHREIRKIGRD; this is encoded by the coding sequence ATGGAATTTACATTAGATTTACACACACATACAGTAGCCAGTGGACATGCGTATTCAACAGTACAGGAGATGGCAAAAGCAGCGGCAGATAAAGGATTGAAACTTTTAGGAATCACAGAACATGCACAAGGAATTCCTGGAACATGCGATGAGATTTATTTCCATAATATGCGTATTATTCCAAGGAAGATGTACGGGATCGATCTGATGTTTGGCTCTGAGATCAACATTATCGATCATGATGGAACTTTAAGTATGGAAGAGAAAATTATTGAGAAGACATTGGATATCCGGATTGCGGGAATCCATCTTCCATGTTATGAAGTTGGAACCGTCACGCAAAATACGAATGCCTATGTAAAAGCGATCGAGAATCCAATGATCGATATTATCAGTCATCCAGATGACAGCAGAATACCGATTGATTATGAAACGATCGTAGATGCGGCAAAAGAAAATCATACACTGCTAGAGATAAATAACAGTTCCTTGGATTCTTTGTCATCAAGAGTTGGAGCATGGCAGAATCTGCAGATCATGCTTCAGATGTGTGAAGAGAAGAAAGTGCCGGTAGTCGCAGGGACAGATGCACATTTTTCAAGCGCGGTTGGCGTGTTTGATCATGTGGAAGTCTTATTACAAGAGATGAATTTCCCAGAAGAACTAGTAGTGAATCGCTCTGTAGATGTGTTAAAACAAGAAATTTTACAACATCGTGAAATCCGAAAGATCGGAAGAGATTAA
- the ruvB gene encoding Holliday junction branch migration DNA helicase RuvB: protein MQNRMISTELVEEDIKIENHLRPQMLSDYIGQEKVKENLKIFIEAAKSRGESLDHVLFYGPPGLGKTTLAGIVANEMGVHLKVTSGPAIEKPGEIAAILNNLQEGDVLFIDEIHRLNRQVEEVLYPAMEDYAIDILVGKGQAARSIRLELPRFTLVGATTRAGMLTAPLRDRFGVVNRLNFYNSEELQTIIERSAEVLEIGIDPEGALEIARRSRGTPRLANRLLKRVRDFAQVKYDGQITLEIARDALNHLEVDTIGLDQTDRNLLKTMMETFEGRPVGLDTLAAAIGEDSGTIEDVYEPYLIQNGLIQRTPRGRVVTRSAYEHFHLPIPEDR, encoded by the coding sequence ATGCAAAACAGAATGATTTCCACAGAACTTGTGGAAGAAGATATCAAAATTGAAAATCATCTGCGCCCACAAATGTTAAGTGATTACATTGGACAGGAAAAAGTCAAAGAGAATTTAAAAATTTTTATTGAGGCAGCCAAAAGTCGAGGAGAATCTTTAGATCATGTACTGTTTTACGGTCCCCCGGGATTAGGAAAGACAACACTTGCAGGGATCGTAGCAAATGAAATGGGTGTACATTTGAAAGTAACAAGTGGACCAGCGATCGAGAAACCAGGAGAAATCGCGGCAATTCTTAATAATCTGCAGGAAGGAGATGTCTTATTTATTGATGAGATTCACCGTTTAAATCGACAGGTAGAAGAAGTTCTGTATCCAGCAATGGAAGACTATGCCATTGATATATTAGTAGGAAAAGGACAGGCTGCGAGATCGATCCGGCTGGAACTGCCAAGATTTACATTAGTCGGGGCAACGACAAGAGCTGGAATGTTAACAGCACCGTTAAGAGATCGATTTGGAGTTGTAAACCGCTTGAATTTCTATAACAGTGAAGAGTTACAGACGATCATTGAACGGTCTGCAGAAGTCTTAGAGATTGGGATTGATCCAGAGGGTGCATTAGAGATTGCAAGAAGATCCAGAGGGACACCAAGACTTGCCAATCGTTTATTGAAACGTGTGCGAGATTTTGCACAGGTAAAATACGATGGACAGATCACATTAGAGATTGCAAGAGATGCACTGAATCATTTAGAAGTTGATACGATCGGGCTGGATCAGACAGATAGAAATTTATTAAAGACGATGATGGAGACATTTGAAGGAAGACCAGTCGGACTTGATACATTAGCAGCAGCGATCGGAGAAGATTCAGGAACGATCGAAGATGTGTATGAGCCATATCTGATCCAGAACGGATTGATTCAGAGAACACCAAGAGGAAGAGTTGTAACAAGAAGTGCATATGAGCATTTTCATTTACCAATACCAGAGGATAGATAA
- a CDS encoding NUDIX hydrolase, whose translation MTKATSCGGVVIFRGKILLLYKSYKNRYDGWVLPKGTVEQGETHEQTALREVKEETDADASIIKYVGKSEYSFYSFHEQIIKSVHWYLMESENYHSKPQKEEFFVDSGYYKFHEAYHLLKFPNEKEILKQAYDEYKKLRSANRWGKKTR comes from the coding sequence GTGACAAAAGCAACGAGCTGTGGTGGTGTCGTAATATTTAGAGGAAAGATTTTGCTGTTATACAAAAGTTATAAGAACCGATATGATGGCTGGGTACTTCCGAAAGGTACTGTTGAGCAAGGAGAGACTCACGAGCAGACAGCACTTCGTGAGGTAAAGGAAGAGACAGACGCGGACGCATCAATTATCAAGTATGTAGGGAAAAGTGAATATTCTTTCTATTCATTTCATGAACAGATCATAAAGAGTGTACACTGGTACTTGATGGAATCCGAGAACTATCACTCAAAACCTCAGAAGGAAGAGTTTTTTGTAGACTCAGGGTATTACAAATTTCACGAGGCTTACCACTTATTGAAATTTCCTAATGAGAAAGAGATCTTAAAACAAGCATATGATGAATATAAAAAGTTGAGATCTGCGAATCGTTGGGGTAAGAAAACAAGATAA